A DNA window from Aythya fuligula isolate bAytFul2 chromosome 4, bAytFul2.pri, whole genome shotgun sequence contains the following coding sequences:
- the KLB gene encoding LOW QUALITY PROTEIN: beta-klotho (The sequence of the model RefSeq protein was modified relative to this genomic sequence to represent the inferred CDS: deleted 1 base in 1 codon), with protein sequence MKTVCTAGTPGNEWIFFSGSKGNLTFNTGVINSIMCGRRLKRFVAFWTLVFTRIVAGLAGEGRSVWKKDPNSSPVSETQMFLYDTFPKEFLWGVGTGAFQVEGSWRKDGKGSSIWDRFVHTEFRDADSTDVSSDSYTLLDKDLSALDFLGVTFYQFSISWSRLFPTGVVTAPNEKGLQYYNTLIDSLVHRNIDPVVTLYHWDLPLTLQEQYGGWKNESVIDIFNDYATFCFQTFGDRVKYWITVHNPYLVAWHGYGTGIHAPGEKGKITTVYAVGHNLIKAHAKVWHNYKKHFEPYQKGLISIVLGSHWIEPNRSEDSLDISKCQQSVERVLGWFAKPIHGDGDYPEELKNELSFLPRFTEDEKKYIKGTADFFAFSFGPNNFKPPNTLPKMGQNLSLNLREVLNWIKLEYDNPRILIAENGWFTDSHVKTDDTTAIYMMKNFINKVLQAIKYDNIDVFGYTAWSLLDGFEWQHAYNIRRGLFYIDFKSEKKERIPKSSARYYKQIIRENGFFPRESTPSLQAQFSCDFSWGITESVLKAESVASSPQFCDSNLYLWNVTGDGLLHKVEGVKLKTRPAQCTDFVSIKKQLDLLEKMKVTHYRFALDWSLILPKGDLSVVNRQVLRYYRCVISEVLKLNVQSMVTLYHPTHAYLGLPAPLLQTGGWLNHSTAHAFQDYAALCFRELGDLVKLWITINEPNRLSDVYNRSSSDTYRAAHNLLIAHAMAWKIYDEQYRSLQYGKVSLSLHSDWAEPANPYFESHAKAANRFLQFEIGWFADPIFKTGDYPATMREYILLKNRKGLSHSSLPSFTSEEKKLVKGAADFYALNHFTTRFVIHEPQNGSQYEFDRDIQFLQDITCLSSPSRLAVVPWGVRKVLKWIKRTYGDIDIYITANGIDDQSLDNDELRNYYLGKYVQEVLKAYYIDKVKIRGYYAFKLTEEKSKPRFGFFTSDSKGKPSINFYNKLISNNGFPADYSVCDPSNKEKECSFCLFISQKKPLIFFACCLFSTLILLLTIIVFHKRKRRKRFKVKNIQRICVSL encoded by the exons ATGAAGACAGTCTGCACAGCAGGGACTCCAGGGaatgaatggatttttttcagcgGCAGTAAAGGAAATCTGACTTTTAACACTGGCGTTATA AACAGCATAATGTGTGGCCGACGGCTGAAGAGATTTGTTGCTTTTTGGACATTAGTTTTCACAAGGATAGTCGCTGGGCTTGCCGGAGAGGGAAGATCTGTGTGGAAAAAGGACCCTAACTCCAGTCCCGTGAGTGAAACACAGATGTTTTTGTATGACACCTTCCCCAAAGAGTTTCTCTGGGGCGTAGGGACAGGGGCGTTCCAGGTGGAaggcagctggaggaaggaCGGGAAAGGATCCTCCATCTGGGATCGCTTCGTCCACACGGAGTTCAGAGATGCTGACAGCACGGACGTCTCCAGTGACAGTTACACCTTGCTGGACAAAGATCTGTCAGCTCTGGATTTTTTGGGAGTTACCTTTTACCAGTTTTCGATTTCGTGGTCGAGGCTTTTTCCCACTGGGGTGGTAACAGCTCCCAATGAAAAAGGACTCCAGTACTATAACACCCTTATTGACTCTCTAGTCCACAGAAATATTGACCCCGTGGTTACCCTGTATCACTGGGACCTGCCCTTGACACTGCAAGAACAATATGGGGGATGGAAAAATGAATCAGTAATTGATATATTCAACGACTACGCCACCTTTTGCTTCCAGACTTTTGGGGATCGTGTTAAGTATTGGATTACCGTCCATAATCCTTACTTAGTTGCTTGGCATGGGTATGGCACAGGTATTCATGCTCCcggagagaaagggaaaataaccACCGTCTACGCTGTGGGACACAATCTGATCAAG GCTCATGCAAAAGTTTGGCATAACtacaaaaaacactttgaacCATATCAGAAGGGGCTGATATCCATAGTCTTGGGATCCCACTGGATCGAACCCAACAGATCGGAAGATTCTTTGGACATCTCTAAATGCCAGCAGTCTGTGGAGAGAGTACTTGGATGGTTTGCTAAACCCATCCATGGGGATGGTGATTATccagaagaactgaaaaatgaattatccTTTTTGCCACGCTTTACTGAGGAtgaaaaaaagtacataaaaggAACGGCTGActtctttgcattttcctttggtCCTAATAACTTCAAACCTCCAAACACTCTACCAAAAATGGGACAAAACTTGTCACTCAATTTGAGGGAAGTACTGAACTGGATTAAACTGGAATACGACAATCCTCGGATCTTGATTGCGGAGAACGGCTGGTTCACTGACAGCCATGTGAAAACCGATGACACCACAGCCATCTACATGATGAAAAACTTCATAAATAAGGTTTTACAAG CTATTAAATACGACAACATAGATGTGTTTGGCTACACAGCCTGGTCGCTCCTTGACGGCTTTGAATGGCAACATGCTTACAACATCCGGCGTGGATTATTTTATATAGatttcaaaagtgaaaaaaaggaaaggattcCCAAGTCATCTGCACGGTATTATAAACAAATCATACGAGAAAATGGCTTCTTCCCAAGAGAGTCTACCCCAAGTTTGCAAGCTCAGTTTTCCTGTGACTTCTCCTGGGGTATCACTGAATCTGTTCTTAAG GCAGAATCTGTGGCTTCCTCACCCCAGTTCTGTGATTCAAACCTCTACCTGTGGAACGTCACGGGAGACGGGCTCCTGCACAAAGTGGAAGGGGTGAAGCTAAAAACCCGGCCCGCACAGTGTACGGATTTTGTCAGTATTAAAAAGCAACTCGACCtcctggaaaaaatgaaagtcacCCACTACAGATTTGCACTCGACTGGTCACTGATCTTACCCAAGGGAGATCTGTCGGTGGTCAACAGGCAAGTGCTGAGGTATTACAGGTGTGTGATCAGCGAGGTGCTAAAACTCAACGTCCAGTCCATGGTCACCCTGTACCACCCAACGCACGCCTACCTGGGCCTGCCGGCCCCTTTGCTGCAGACGGGAGGGTGGCTGAACCACTCTACGGCCCACGCTTTCCAAGACTACGCAGCTTTGTGTTTTCGGGAGCTGGGTGATCTGGTGAAACTTTGGATTACAATAAACGAGCCCAACCGACTCAGCGATGTCTACAACAGGAGCAGCAGCGACACGTACCGGGCAGCGCACAACTTATTAATAGCCCACGCCATGGCCTGGAAGATATACGATGAGCAGTACCGGTCCCTCCAGTACGGCAaagtgtccctgtccctgcactCGGACTGGGCCGAGCCTGCCAACCCCTACTTCGAATCCCACGCCAAGGCTGCCAACAGATTCCTTCAGTTTGAAATCGGCTGGTTTGCTGACCCCATATTTAAGACCGGGGACTATCCGGCTACGATGAGGGAATACATTctccttaaaaacagaaagggcCTCTCGCACTCTTCTCTGCCGTCTTTCACGAGCGAGGAAAAGAAGCTCGTTAAAGGCGCAGCTGACTTCTACGCCCTGAATCATTTCACCACGCGATTTGTGATTCACGAGCCCCAGAACGGGAGCCAGTATGAGTTTGACCGTGACATTCAGTTTCTGCAGGACATCACCTGCCTGAGCTCCCCCTCCCGCCTGGCAGTGGTGCCCTGGGGCGTGCGCAAGGTTCTGAAGTGGATTAAAAGAACCTATGGCGACATAGATATTTACATCACGGCCAATGGAATAGACGACCAGTCCTTAGACAATGACGAACTTCGGAATTATTACTTAGGAAAATATGTACAAGAGGTTTTAAAAG caTACTACATTGATAAAGTCAAGATTAGAGGTTACTATGCATTTAAACTGACTGAAGAAAAATCCAAGCCCAGATTTGGATTCTTCACTTCTGACTCAAAAGGAAAACCTTCAATAAATTTTTACAATAAGCTGATAAGTAATAATGGCTTTCCTGCCGACTATTCAGTCTGTGATCCTTCCAACAAAGAAAAGGAGTGTagcttctgtttatttatttctcagaagAAGCCATTAATATTCTTTGCCTGCTGTCTTTTCTCTACTCTTATCTTGCTCTTAACCATCAttgtttttcacaaaagaaaaagaagaaaacgtTTTAAGGTAAAGAACATCCAGCGCATCTGTGTGTCACTTTAA